In Paraburkholderia sp. BL23I1N1, a genomic segment contains:
- a CDS encoding trimeric intracellular cation channel family protein, with product MHPRLTLALTIMEALAIFAYAISGFIEARTRRLDAVGTFLVAIATAFGGGTLRDVLLERRPFYWVEHQAYLIAIFVMSLFAPTLLKMTSRLLSERVLLVADAVGLGLFSIAGTSIAHDAQMPWFTSVMMGVLTGVFGGVIRDVLCNEVPLILRDSRPYATCAFVGCWLYVLLDYVNVDTVYSVLIATAFILLARLVTFRFNVRLPH from the coding sequence ATCCATCCGAGGCTGACGCTGGCGCTGACCATCATGGAGGCGCTGGCTATTTTCGCGTACGCGATTTCCGGGTTTATCGAAGCCAGAACCCGACGGCTCGATGCGGTGGGCACCTTCCTCGTGGCGATCGCGACGGCCTTCGGCGGCGGCACGTTGCGCGACGTGCTGCTCGAGCGGCGGCCCTTCTACTGGGTCGAGCATCAGGCTTATCTGATCGCGATCTTCGTGATGTCGCTGTTTGCGCCGACCCTGTTGAAGATGACGTCGCGCCTGCTCTCCGAACGGGTCTTGCTGGTGGCCGATGCCGTGGGACTCGGCCTGTTCAGCATTGCCGGCACGTCGATCGCGCACGACGCGCAGATGCCGTGGTTCACGTCAGTGATGATGGGCGTGTTGACAGGTGTATTCGGTGGCGTGATTCGCGACGTGCTGTGCAACGAGGTGCCGCTGATCTTGCGCGATTCGCGACCGTACGCGACCTGCGCTTTTGTGGGGTGCTGGCTGTACGTGCTGCTGGACTACGTGAACGTCGATACGGTGTACAGCGTGTTGATCGCCACCGCCTTTATCCTGCTCGCAAGACTGGTGACGTTCAGATTCAACGTGCGCTTGCCTCATTAA